The sequence AACCATTGATCATACAAAGAAAATTTGCTTTTCAAAAAGTTCATTTCCAACAAATCCTCTAATCAAGACAATATTGTACATGTTCAACTAGCATTACTTAAAACCTATTATACAGATTATATCCATTAAAATCCAAGAAACTCATTTAACTAACAAACATTGATCAGCCAGTAATGCAGCTTTAAACAGAGAGGTAAAGTCAAAATTACACTAATACTTATTGCCTTATAGGTAATATAACAGTGAAAGATGTCCCTTTCTCAAATTCACTATCTACCTTAATTTGTCCATGATGGATGGAGACAATTTTATGTGCGATTGAAAGACCTAATCCATTCCCACCAAAAGATCTAGTTCTTGCTTTATCCGCTTTATAAAAACGTTCAAAAATATGATGTAAATCTTCTGATTTGATCCCAATCCCCGTGTCTTTAAAAATAACTTTGATGATTGATTCAGTTTTATATATAGATATATATATTTTTTTGTTGTCAGGTGTATATCTAATACTGTTTGTGAGAAGGTTTATCCATACCTGTTCCAACTGAGACTCATCCGCATGGATTGTAACTTTAGGTAAATTCAAATCAATTTTCAACTGTTTTTCTGACCATAGAGGTTCGCTTTTCACTACAACTTTTCTAATTTGTTCATCTAAATTATAAGTTTTAGGGCGAAATGGATGGTTTTCAGAATCTAAAGAAGCGAGTTTTAATAAATCCTCACTCAATTTAGAAAGTCGTTTACTCTCATCCTCAATGATTTGTAAATACTTATGTCGATCCTCTTCTTTAACCAAATTATCCTTTATTGCTTTTGTAAAACCACGAATCGATGTTAAAGGTGATTGAATTTCATGAGATACATTACCTACAAATTCTTGTCTCATTGATTCAAGTTTTTGTAGTTGTTGTGTCATATGATTAAAGCTATCTGTCAAATCACCGATTTCATCTTTCCTTCGATGTTTAATCTGCACATCATAGTTCCCCTTAGCTAATTCCTTTGTTGCTTTTGTTAAACGTCGTATAGGGATAACAAGATAAGTAGCTGAAATGCTAAATAAAATACTACCTATAATTAAGATCGTAAATAAAATAATTTGAAATAAATATTTAATTTGATTCCATTCTGCGGGAAAATCAGGTGAAATAAACAGTGCATACCTTATATTGTCAATTTTAAATGGCATACCAACAA comes from Chengkuizengella sediminis and encodes:
- a CDS encoding HAMP domain-containing sensor histidine kinase; protein product: MRKSIYIRYAYLFIAAVLVSLMIGLLAAYFIFYSDFKQKIDQRLIEVGEEFMELYQSTPEEDMESFFNNSTLFTYRINLYQEHNQVISYGSNIENYTIKNEDVEQVLRGEKFSADTVTWSDDPAERIVGMPFKIDNIRYALFISPDFPAEWNQIKYLFQIILFTILIIGSILFSISATYLVIPIRRLTKATKELAKGNYDVQIKHRRKDEIGDLTDSFNHMTQQLQKLESMRQEFVGNVSHEIQSPLTSIRGFTKAIKDNLVKEEDRHKYLQIIEDESKRLSKLSEDLLKLASLDSENHPFRPKTYNLDEQIRKVVVKSEPLWSEKQLKIDLNLPKVTIHADESQLEQVWINLLTNSIRYTPDNKKIYISIYKTESIIKVIFKDTGIGIKSEDLHHIFERFYKADKARTRSFGGNGLGLSIAHKIVSIHHGQIKVDSEFEKGTSFTVILPIRQ